One uncultured Draconibacterium sp. genomic window, TAACCTGAGTAGTTTTGTTTGTATATCAGCATCTCTCGAAGCCACCGAATAAAATTTCTTTACCGTCTCTAACCAGTTTATATAAGCTTGGGGTATACTCCCTGATACCGCTAATTTATCGAGAGTTTTAGGATCGGTACGAAAAATAATTTTGGCCTTTTTGCGGTGCATCTTATAGATTTCTTCCAGATTTGATTTAAGTGCAGCAAATTCACTGTACGCTTCTGTTGTTTCATCGTCTTCGCTTTTGTTTAAGTCGTAAGCCTGCCGCGTTTGTGTTAACAGAGTTTTACCCTCGGCTATTACAGTGGTGTCGTAGCCAAATTCGGCCATGGTGGTGGCAATTTCAGGTTGAATTTCTACATTGTCAAGCGATACCCGGTATTGTTCGAGTGCTTCCGCTTCGGTGAGTGTTTTTTTTGTTACCATACTTTTAAAAATTTAAGGTTTACATTTTATTTATTGCGAACTCCTTACGGAGGTTTGCCGGTTCCTTAATGGTATTTTTACGCTCCTTAATGCCTTGCTTCTGTTTCTTACCATTCTGCATGCGTTCCTTAAGGCCTTGTTTCTATTCCTTACCATTCTGCATGCGTTCCTTAAGACTTTGCACGCGTATTATACAACATGCCCCCAATTCCTTAGAGCTTGCCAAGCCTGATTTTTGCTAAATGGGGTTCTCCTTTAATTTACTTATGCTTGTTTTTGTTTTGAGTTACTGACTGAGGGTGATTTACATAGGTTTAAAATACCATTTGTGAAGGTAAGGAATATTATTTGAACGAATTTTATGTTGAACGATAATATGGAGGAGTTATGCAACATAAAATTGCTTTGTTGGGGCTTTTACTTAGATAAAAATGGCAATACCGGCAGTTTGAGGGTGCTGGTGAATTTTGAAGTTGTCTCCTTACCTGAAATACGGAAATTTGTTGGGAGAATCAAGGAATAGATACAGCACCAATTCAGTGAACCAATTTAACCATTTTTCCTTGCTCATTAATAAAAAACAAATTCCATATCTTTTACGGGCATAAAGTTCGTTTTTTCCCAATGGTATATTTTTTTGTCATCAATTAATTCATTTTTATCCGGTTCATATGAAAAATGGTCTATTTTCATATTAGCTGGAGTTATTAAAGTATACAAAACTTCACGAAGAGGTTGCTTCCAGTAATTTGTCGTAATCAATATGTATTTTGCTCTATTTGATTTTAATTTTTGCCTGTAGGAAATAAACAGTGTCAAAGTTGAATCAATCTTAATATCAAAAATCACTCCGCCTGATTTGAAACTAATATTTTCAACTTTACTTTTATTTGTTATGTCAAAAATGTGAATTGAATCTGCTGGGTAAAAAATACTTTCGGTAGGAAAGGGATAATAGAGAGGCGTTTCCGAAATGCTTGAACCACTTGTTTTTAAGTGATAATATCCAGACACATAAAATGTATTTTCTTCAATTCTGAAAGTTAATTCTTCTGAGTCAAATGACAGTTCTTGCGCATGACTGAATGAATTGATAAATATAAAAAGAAGAAAAACTAATTGGCGGCTATTTATCACAACTTAATAATTTGATTGTTCTTTATATCAACTCTTCTACCATCAATTGTTAAGACGTAAAAATACAATCCCGAACCGTTATTATTAAAATCTTCATTTGTAAAAGTAATTATTGTTCGATTCATAGTTAACTTTTGAGAAGTAATAAATTTACCACTTGAATTATAAATGCTAAATAATGAATTGTTCACCGGTGTTGCACTTGGAATATCAATAATTACCCTTAGATATTCATCAAAAGGATTTGGATAGACATTAAGGTTAAATTCAGTTACAACAATTTCATCATATGGATTATAGTTTTCGACTGAAAAAAGATATAAATCTTTGTCAATTGTTGAATTGGGGATTATATTAATTGTATCACGGCAATAAATATATTTTTTGTAAGTGGTGTTTTCTCTTATCCGAAAAGTATCAAGTTTGTATGTTCTTGATAATACTTCTCCGTAGAAGAACCCATTTTCATCAGTTTCCAGATTTCCAATAAATCCTCGAATAACAGAATTTGGAATTGGTTCGTTGTTTTGGTTATATAAATATCCTTGAATTGTTCCAGCTACTCCATTAATATCATTGTATCTACCAATTGATGGAGTATTATCCAATGAATAGTAACCACTATGCCCATTAAAATCTTTTACATGTGATATAGAACAACCATATTCAAGTTTATTAAAATTTGAACTTGATCTATTCCCAAAAATTAATTCATCTTTTAATTCCATGTTTCGCAGGAACGATTTTATGGCAACGAAATCATTAGACCTATTAAGTGTGAATGAATTTTCTATATTTTCTTTTGAGAGTACAAGCAAATAAGGAAACCACCCTTCACTGCATTCTATAATTGAATCATAATTCAGAACTTTAAAGGTACCTGAACTTGTTTCTATAAATAAACTGTCGAGAAAGTCTTCTGGTTTTTCCGGAAATCCTAATTCAATATACCAGTTGTTTAAGGAATCAATGTAAATTTCAGAAATGTATGCTTGTGGAGGAGCAATATTTGCAAATAAATTGACATTTACAGAAAGTGTTAAAATAAATAGAATAAAGATTGTTTTCATGATTTTCATTTTAAGGCTAACATTTTAGTTTTTCATTATACTCGCAAAAGTTTCTGCTAGTATGCCAACAATACCATCACAACTGTTGGGATATACTTTAAGTGTACTTTTTAACGTTGACGGCTTATTTTTAATTACTAGCATTTATGCGTATTGAAAGGTATTGTGGTTTTTAAAAGTAAACATCATCTATTTAAAAAGCAAGCGAGTAAAAAGGTATTTTGTGTGGTGTTACAGACTGTCCGTTTTACAAGGTAATATTCTGAGGCTTACGAACAGAAATTTTACTTTTTATACGAAGGATCGCAAATAAACCTTTACTTTTAAATGTCCATATTTTGGCCCCGATTTATGAAAAAGATACATATATCAGCGTTTAAAAACAGACTTCAGCTAAGTCTGTTTCTGGTATTTTGGCTGGCCTATTTTACCATTAACACTGTTTCTACCCTGTTTTTCGACAAGGAAGTTTTCCGGACTATACTTCTTATTCACAGTTTGTTGTATGCCTTTAGTGGTTTGGCCTGTAGTTTTTTTGGTTACAAAACGATAAAATTTATTCGAAGCAAAATTCAGTCGAATACCCGGTTTCTGTTGCTTGCTGTGCTTTGTGTGTATGCCGTTACTTTTTTATGGGTTATTTTAAATCATTTTTCGTGGTGGGTGGTTTCCGGCAACGAAACTCCGGTGATCCGGCTCAGCGTTTACCCGGTGAAAGCTTTGTTGTTTTCAATTATTACCCTGGCGGCCATTTTGCTTTTGCTGCTTGCCGAAAATAAGTCACTGACAGTGCCGGGCGCCAACAAAAAAAGCACCCTCGATTTGCAAAACATCCAGCATTTATTCGACAGCCGCGAATCGAATTATAACGATACAATTCTACTTCCTGTAAAAAACAAGCTGTTGAATTTTAAAATCGACACCATCAAACTAATCCAGGCAAATGATTACTATTCGAACCTGTTTTCCGACAAATTCGACAAAACCGTCCTTACTAATTATTCGCTAAAAAAGTGGGAGGAAATTTTACCCAAAAAGCATTTTCTCCGGATTCATCGTTCCTCCATTATCAACCTGAATTACGTTGAGAACATTGAAAAAATGTACAACAACACCTACGAGGTTAAAATAAAAGGCATTGAACAGCACATTTACATGAGCCGAAGATGTGCAAAAACGGTGCTCGAAAAGTTTCAGCTTTAAGCGGCGAACCGTTTACTGATTTATAAAACCACTGGCTGAATTTTTAGATCAACTCCGGCGCATTCGGGGTATTTTAGTCGCAAAAACTTAAAAACACTACAATGACCGGAAAACGCAAAATTTACCTGGGTACAATTCTTTTACTTGCACTTACCCTGTTTGGTTTTGTTTACGCCCAAACCATGGGCAGCAAAAACGAAAGCAGCATTTGTATTACATCAAAAATTCTTGGCGAGGACAGAACAATATGGATAAATCTACCCGAGGGCTACGAAAATTCGGATGTTAGCTACCCCGTTTTGTACCGCCTGGATGGAAATAAAAAGCTGGTACAAAAAACGGCTGCCACGCTAAAACGTGTGAATAAAAAGGATGAAAATACTCCTGAAATGATCGTGGTTGGCATTGAAAATATTTGGCGAGACAAGGACATGTGGCCTACTTATAACAAATATTATCCCGAATCGCAGGAACTGGGTTCGCCAAAATTTATGGCTTTTATTGAAAAGGAACTTATTCCATACATGGAAAACCACTACCGCACCAGTGAAAACAGGATTTTGTGTGGACAATCGCTCAGTGCAGTATTTACATTGTATACGTTTTTAGCCAAACCCGCTTTGTTTGATTCGTACATTGCCTGCAGCGGGGCATTTCCCGATTGCGAACCTTTTTTTAAGGAGCTAAGCACAACGGCGTTTCAAAATGCCGGATTGTACAGTAACAAAAAGCTGTTTATTACACATGGTCTAAAAGACCCGCTTGATCCGGATGGAATCGTTCACCGGCAAATGACTGAGTTCTCTCAATCAATTCAGAATCAGCTCGGAAGTATGGTTTCGTGCAAATATCTTATTTACGAAAACGAAGGGCATGTTCCCAAAAACAGTTTGGAGGATGGTTTGGCATATTTGTATAAATAGCAATTGATTTTTATGTAGTTCAGATTCAAATTGGTTACGAATTCCGACAAACTAAACGGCAGCTGCTTTTGTTTTGATTTGTTGCACAAAACCCAGCGAAACAACACTTAGGCCTGCGCCAATTACAAAAGGAATCCTAAAATCGACCATCCACAACAAACCGCCCATTACCGGAACCACAACCGCCATAATGTGGTTAATGGCAAAACCTGCCGATGCAGAAGGTGCGATATCGCGCGGATCAGCAATTTTTTGCAGGTAAGTGCTTATGCCAATGCTAAAATTAAAAAACAGATGATCGAGCAAATACAGGCCTGCTATGTAGTAGCGATTTTGAAAGTAGGCGTATCCCAGAAAAATAAAAAACAGGCCAATGTATTCGAGCGACAATACTTTGCGTTCGCCGTATTTATTAATCCATTTGGCAATAATCGGATTAAAAAAGTAGGCCAGAATGTTATTGGCAACAAAAAGAATGGCGATTTCTTTTACGGTAAATTGGTAACGCTCAACCAACAGAAATACGGCAAATACAACAAAAATCTGGCGGCGGGCACCACCCAGTAAATTCAGCACATAAAAAAGCCAGTATTTTTTGCGTAAAATAATTTTTTTATGCTGTGCCACCGGTTCCTTTTTAATCGGATTTTGTGCGAGTGTATATATTCCGGCGGCTACCACACACAAACCAATAAACAAAAAGCTGTATTTGTAGGGCAAATAATCAGACACGGCCCAAACAAGCCCTCCAACAAGAATATTTGTAAGCGCACCAAACGAGCGCAGTTGTGCAAAAACAATGGGTGCCTGCGTGGTATTAAAATGCTGAAGTGTGAGCGATTTGTTGGTGGTTTCGAAATAATGAAATCCAATGGACATTAACACGGTAGTGAAGATCAATCCCGGGAAACTTGGAAAAAATCCCACCAAAGCAATTCCCAGCCCCATTACCAACACCGAAATAGCTGCCAGTTTGTGTTCGCGGATCAGCATCAGTACGAACACCACCAAAAATACCAGAAAGCCCGGAACTTCGCGCAGCGACTGCACTACTCCTATCTGAAAACCCGAAAGTGTAGCTTCTTCAACGGCAAAGTTGTTTAAAAGCGTTCGCCATCCCTGAAAACCGGCCATGGCCGAAAGCACAAGCACCATTAAATAGGGATACATCGGATTTTTCCTGATTTCCTTCATTTATATCGTTTGAAATTTAGTTCGTTTAAAACACGAGTATTTGCAAGCAGAACAAAGCTAAAATAAAAATGCCGGGTGAAACCTGAATCGGCAACAGAGGAACAGTAATTAATATAATCGTCATAAAAAAAGCCACTCCGGCATCCGTATAATACGAACAACAGAGTGGCTCTTGTTTGATACCTTGTAAGTTCAGGCTAATCGTTGTGCTTTTCGCTACCGTGATCGTGCCCTGTTTCATTGGTTTCTTTCACAATCTCGTCGTATTCTTCCTTGCTGATTTTTTCGGCTATGTACCCTTTCTTTTCAACGGCTTTAGCCAAATTCTCATCAGTATTTTTACCGTCTTTGTATTTCACTAAAATAGTGTTTGAAGCATGGTCAACTTTTAAGTCTTTCACCCCTTTTTCAAACTTCAGGTATTCGGTAATTGTTTTTTCGCAATCGCCGCAATCCATATTGCTTTTAAAACAAACTACTTTGTCTTCCTTTTTTTGAGCCATTGTATCGTTTGCTGAAAAACCGATAAACAATGCTACCATCAATACATAAATTAGATTTTTCATTTTGTTCTTTTTATTTGCTTCATGCTAAGGGCTGCAAGCCACAAGTTTTAAGTACTTGTTGTTTGAAACCTGTAACGTAAAGCTGATTATTTATTTTTTAGTTTCATTTTCGTCCTTCCTACTTCCATCTTCCAACTCTCTAGTCGTAATTCAAATTAAACCGCAGTCCCAAATATACCTTTCTTCCCAGAACCGGCCCCCAAACATTGGTTGCATTAAAGTCGGGTCCAAAAGGATTGTCGGCGCCCTCAATCGGATTCTCCTGTTTAAAATCGGTTAAATTTTCGGCACCTAAATAAACGCTCCAATACCGGAAATATTTGGTTATTTGGGCATTCATTACCGTGTATGGCGAAAATTCAAAAGCCGCCATATCTACCTGGTTCATCCAGTCTTCGTGAACATAAGGAATTCGTCCTCCCCCATTAAACTGGATGGTATAATCGAACATCCATTTTTTTAGATTGGTGGAGTAATTAAAATTGATTAAACCCTTGTAATCGTTGTTAAGCGGTTTTGTTTTTAACTCGCCGCCAATGGTTTGTTTAATGTCGTTTACACGGTATGCCAGCAGAACATCCAAACGTTCAATGGGTTGCCAGCGTAAATCAAACTGTAAACTGTTGGCATACGATTTTCCATCGAGTGCTGATAAAAGAATATAATCGGCAGATGTTTCGCGGTCAACAATCAACTGCGATTGAAAATTGGTACGGAAAAATTCGGCATTCAACGTTAATTCTCGTCCCAGAAGTGTATAGTTTTGAATAAATGCAATTCCATAATTCCAGGCTTCTTCCTGCATCACATCGGTTTCCCACTGCAGCGGTCGTGCATTGGCCAGCATAAAGGTATTTTCCGATAGTACATTGGCAGTTCTATACCCTTTTCCTGCACTTGTTCTTACGGTAAAATGCTCTCCCATCCGGTACCTGAAATGCATACGAGGGGTTACAAATGTTCCAAAAATATTGTGAAAATCAGCGCGAATACCAGCCATTAAAGTCAGGTTGGGATTTGGCTTAAAGGTGTATTCCGAAAATATTCCGGGAACTTTCTCGGTTCGTTGTACATCCTGATCGTACAGCATTTCATTAAAATCGTCGTAGATAAAGCTAAATCCACTGTTTAAGGTGTGGGTTGCTGCCGCATTTAAATCGCGAGTAAGAACGGCACTGGCATAAAAACGTGTTTCGTCGGCATTGTAATCGGTTAATCCGTAATACGATTCGGTTTCGTGATACGAAAAATTGGTAAGCAAAGCCACGGCAGTTCTAGTGTCGGCCGAAACCAGCCCCGATTTAAAAAATGCATCAATCCTATCGTTGGTAATATTCACGCCATACGGATTTGTAATGGACGGAATCATGTCGCGGTTAGCGCCAACCTGCCCGCCCATACGGTCTTCTGTGAGAATATTAAATCCGGCCTGTGCCATGTACCCTTTGTGGTTGTTGTATTTCCAACGGTTGCCAATCTGAAACATGCGCGACAAAGGTTCATCGAGAAAACCGTCGGCGTTGTGATCGTTCTCCTGCGACAAGTCGTGTCCGTGTACAAAAATACCCGTTGTTAAAGTGTCGCCTTTTACTTTTATGTTGGTGTTGCCGTTAAATTCCAAACGCCCGTCTTTGCTGCCATACAGATTTAAGAACAGTTTTTCGTTTGAATCGGGCTTTTTCATCTCTGCATTAATCTGTCCTGCAATGGCATCGTAACCATTCAGTACTGACGCAGCTCCTTTCGAAACCTGAATGGATTCCAACCATGGTCCGGGAATGTAGGTTAGCCCGAAAGTGGTTGCCAATCCGCGTAAATTGGGCATATTTTCTACTTGCAAAAGCGAATATGTTCCATCTAATCCAAGCAGTTTAATTTGTTTGGCCCCTGTAATGGCATCGCTGTAACTCACATCAACCGACGGGTTGGTTTCAAAACTTTCGGCCAGGTTACAACATGCGGCTTTGTGCAATTCGGCACCGCCAATGTTTTCAGTCTGAATGGGATTAATTGTTGACAGGTAGGTGCCCCTACTCTTTTTAACAACCAGAACTTCTTCCAGTTCCAGATTGGGCTCCAGTACAACTTCAATCGGATCAGTATCGTGTACATGAACCACTTTTGATTCGTAACCAACAAAACTAAAAACAAGCATGTGTTGGCCATTCTTTTGTTTTATTTTAAAACTGCCGTCAGGGCTGGTTGCAGTCCCTGTACTGGTTCCCTCCCAAACAATATTTACTCCCGGGAGTGGTTGTTTGCCGCTTTCATCGTTTCCGAATACGGTGCCTTCAATATTTTGCGAAAAAGATAAAAACGGAATAAATAGTATTACTAGTAATATGTAATTTTTCATTGCTTAAAGTATTTATGACAAAAATGTCAAATCAATCATTGGTGGGTTTTCTTGTCATTTTACTGCGTTGAACGGATTAAATTCATTAATTACAGGAATGAATAAACACGTTTCACTCGGGCACATAAAATGACACCAAAGAATAACTTTAAGCGATTGAAGGGATTTTAAGCTGATGAATTTGAATTAAAAAGTCGAATGACTTTATTACGGTTGGCGGCGAGCTGTTGTAATACTCGTGCTCGTTAATATCGACGTATTGTAGTTGAAGTTCATCAAACAAAGTAGAACTTGCAACCATTAATTCAAGGCTTTGCACACCAATAAAATGTACTTCATCGTCGATTGCCTTGTCTTTTAATTTGAAAAAGAATTGCTGGGGAGTTTCACAACCACAGTCGTGTGTGTGATCCGAACATTCGTGACATTCATGAGCTGAACAGGATATTTCCTTCTCCTGTTGATCATGCTGATGATGCTGATGGTATGTGGTCTCACAAGTTTCAGGACGGACAAATACACTTGTTTGTTCTTCTCCTGTACACGAACAGCTTGATTTGTAAATCATAAATCCTGAGGACGAAATCAAAAAGATCATCCCAACAAGAACTACTGTTATGTGTTTTAAAACTTTCACTCTACAAATATAACCATTTATACATGTTAAAGGTTGTTAATGGGATGTTAAAGAAGTCGCAGTTTACAGTCTAAGTCTCAGTTAAAAGAAACAAAGGGAGAAAATTCAATAATTTTCTCCCTTTGACACTGATCACTGAACACTGGCAACTGATCACTTTCTTATAGTCCTAAAACTTCGGAACCTTGTTCAAAAATAATATCTCTCGGAATACCAGCTTCGCCAATTCTGTCCAGGTCTTTTTGAAGGGCTTCGCGAATGTATCCTTTCTCATTTAATAAGGCCTGTGCTGTTTCATAATCTCCATCGCCCTGAATTTTCAAAATATCAGCGGACAAACCGAGCATGGCCTCTTTCATTTTTTCGTAGTCAACCCGATAGGTGCCGGTAGTTTCGTCGCGGGTAAACGCGCCTGTTTCCTGGAAATAATAGAAACGCATCATGTTTGCTTTCCCATGGGCACTGGCAGCACCAAAACGTACCGAGCGGAAAATTCCTGTCATAAAAGTCACAAAATTGTCCATCATGTCTTTGTCGCTCAACTCCCCCATTTCGTTCAGTTGATACACACACCACAATCCCAAAATATCGGCTTTCCCTTCTTCAATTGATGTGTACACATCTTTTAAAGCTTCGCGAACCGTGGTCGATTGGTCAACTGTGTTTCCCATTCCCAAACCGTGTGCTACCTCGTGAAACATTGTATTTTCAAAAAATGCGTCAAACTTTACATGCTTCCGCTGGTCTTCGGCAATTAACAAATCGGCAATTGGGATAACAATTTTATCGAATTTTGCCTGCATCGAGTTTTTCAACTGCAGTTTACGGCTGCCTTTTGTATTTCTAACCACCTCGTCGTTGGGAAGGTTAATGGCAATTGTTTTGCTTCCGGCATTACAATCTCCGGCATAATAAATGGCATCGTATACATTCATATCGGAATCAATTCCCGGTGTTTCACTTTTGTATTTTGGTTCGCAGGGTAAGGCAGTTTGTAAGCCAGGCAACAAGGCAGCGTACTTTTCAAGTTTTTCGCTCCATACTTTGTCTTTGATCAAAATAAACGATTCGTGAGCCGCTTTGTAACCATACAACTGGTCTTCGTAGTTCTCAATGGGGCCAATAATAAATTCGATGGTGTTGTTTTTCATTTCCATCCAGGCTACGTCGCTATCGAAATAATCGTCGGTTAATAATGCCTGAGCACGTTTTTCAAGGTAATTTTTCAAACCCGGGTCTTCTGCCAAAGCAGCTGCCTTGTTAAGAAGAGCTGCGGCTTTTTCAACCTGCTCCTGAAATGCGATGTGGTATGGGATTGATTGTAAATCTCCGTCTTCGCCCCTGCGGATTAAAGTGTACAGGCTTGTTTTTGTATCGTCGTTCCAGCTTTCAAATTCTTCCTTCATCATATCCGCAGGATAGAAATTGGCACCTGCCGGTTTGTCTTCATATTCGGCTAAAAACGATTTATTGGCATTTAGTCGTTCCCAGGGGCCGTAATTCAATTGTATAAACTTCCGGGTATATTCATCCCAGTCTTTGTTACACAATTCATCCTTCTTTCCAAATGCTTCCACCCAGTATATTTCTTCCATTAATTTGGCTGCATCCAGCAATAAGGGAATCATTTGTTTTTCGTTTTCTGTTAAAACACCTAAGTCGCTTGTTAATTTAAACGAAACAAACTCGTCGGCTTTTTGCTTTATTTCATTGTTTTCTGTCATATCCTTTTCTTGTTTTGATTCCTTTTTTGAGGACGTATTGCATGCGAAAGCAAGTAGTGCAGCAATAAATACAATTCCTGTTATTTTCATTTTAGTGTCTTTTAGATTTGGGTATAAAGCTATAAAAGTTCGAATTAAATTATATGATTTTTGTATTCAATAATTGGAATAGAATTGTTGTTCTTCGTCTGATTCGTGAAAATATCAGAAATTAAAAAAAATGTTTTGTTCTAAATTTTCGAATGCTTGTGAACAAAATTCGACAGAAAAAGTTAAAAAAGCAGAGTTTAAACTTGAAAAAGCATCAAACATTGAGTTTTTATTTAAACTCAATTAACTTTGTGGCCTATTTCATAAAAAATAATTATGAGTAATAACTTATTAAAAGGTAAACGGGGGATTATTTTTGGAGCCTTAAATCCGGATTCAATTGCCTGGAAAGTAGCAGAACGTGCGCACGAAGAAGGCGCAATTCTAACGCTCACAAATACTCCTGTGGCGTTACGCATGGGTGAAACCAATGCTTTAGCTGAAAAACTAAATACAAAAGTAATTGGTGCCGATGCAACAAATGTTGAAGATTTAACAAATCTGTTTATTGAGTCGATGGAGTTTTTGGGCGGTAAAATTGATTTTGTACTCCACTCAATTGGTATGTCGCCAAACGTACGTAAAGAAAGACATTACAGTGATTTAGATTACAATTATCTGGACAAAACACTGGATGTGTCGGCTATTTCATTTCATAAAATTCTGCAAACAGCCCGCAAGCTGGATGCGATAAATGAATGGGGTTCGGTAGTTGCGTTGTCGTATGTGGCAGCACAACGAACATTTTTTGGTTACAATGATATGGCTGATGCAAAATCATTGCTCGAATCAATTGCACGTAGTTTCGGCTATATTTATGGTCGCGAACGTCATGTACGAGTAAATACCATTTCGCAGTCGCCAACCATGACCACTGCAGGAAGTGGTGTAAAAGGTTTCGATCGTCTTTTGGATTTTGCCGAAAGAATGTCGCCTCTTGGAAACGCCACCGGCGATGAGTGTGCAGATTATTGTATTACACTTTTTTCTGATTTGACTAAAAAAGTAACCATGCAGAACCTGTTTAACGACGGAGGTTTTTCAAACATGGGAATGAGTTTACGTGCACTTCAGCAGTACGAAAAAGGATTGTACACCGATGAAGCAACCGGAAAACGCAGTGCTGACCACAGTTATGATTAATTTATGCTAAGCATACTTTCAAGGCCGTTTTATTTGCAAAACGGCCTTTTTTATTTTTATTCCTTTCCCCAATCGCTAAAATAATTTGAATTATTGTCTTCCCCTACCGTTAAATATTTTTATCTTTATTCAGTTGATTTTACTGAACATACTTCTATTTTCGAGTAGTTTGAAGAATTAACAAAAGCTTACAGATTAATTATAAACAAGTTAGAACAGGCCCTTTGTACACAGTAACTTTTCGAATTAGAACCTAATTTAGTTTGTAAATACATTTAAAAATTGCGCTTGAAACTTTAATGAATAAACAAGTGTAATTTGTTTTACCTTATGTTTACAAATCACCTGTTAGATGTTAAAGCACAAAAATTGAATATTATGAGAACATTTCTTTTCTCTTTGCTTGCAATACTTTTTGCAACTCCTGGTTTTGGAGAGAAAAACAACATTCAGAAGTACAAACTTGAGAATGGTTTAACAGTTATTTTATACGAAAATCATTCACAACCCACCGTGTTTGGTTCGGTTGCTGTTCGTGCCGGATCGAAAGATGATCCTGCTGATGCAACAGGTTTGGCCCACTACATGGAACATGTAATGTTTAAAGGAACAGAGGATTTGGGAACCTACGACTGGGAAGCTGAAAAACCACACTACGACCGAATTATTGAGTTGTACGAAGAGTTACGTGCAACAACTGACGAAGCCAGAAAAGCAGAAATCAATCAGGAAATTAATGAGGAATCGCTGGCTGCCGGAAAATATGCCATTCCAAATGAGTTTTCGAATCTGGTTCAGGCAATGGGTGGAACCGGTTTAAATGCAGGTACGGGTTATGATTTTACCTACTACCATAACTCTTTCCCACCATTTCAAATTAAAAGCTGGTTGGATTTGTATGCCCACCGATTTATTAAGCCGGTTTTCCGTGGTTTTCAATCGGAGTTGGAAACGGTGTACGAAGAAAAGAACATGTATTCCGACAATCCGTTTCGTGCCGTAAGTACCGATTTTATGCGTCAGGCTTTTGATGCCGAAAATCCATACGGAAGATTAATTCTTGGCAAAACTGAACATTTAAAAAGCCCATCGATAAAACGTATCAACGAATTTTACGATGCATTTTATGTGCCTTCAAACATGGCCTTGATTTTGGCCGGCGACATCAATCCAGAGGAAGTAAAACCTTTGATTGAAGCTACTTTTGGAAAATGGGAAAACAG contains:
- a CDS encoding SDR family oxidoreductase gives rise to the protein MSNNLLKGKRGIIFGALNPDSIAWKVAERAHEEGAILTLTNTPVALRMGETNALAEKLNTKVIGADATNVEDLTNLFIESMEFLGGKIDFVLHSIGMSPNVRKERHYSDLDYNYLDKTLDVSAISFHKILQTARKLDAINEWGSVVALSYVAAQRTFFGYNDMADAKSLLESIARSFGYIYGRERHVRVNTISQSPTMTTAGSGVKGFDRLLDFAERMSPLGNATGDECADYCITLFSDLTKKVTMQNLFNDGGFSNMGMSLRALQQYEKGLYTDEATGKRSADHSYD
- a CDS encoding Zn-dependent hydrolase; this translates as MKITGIVFIAALLAFACNTSSKKESKQEKDMTENNEIKQKADEFVSFKLTSDLGVLTENEKQMIPLLLDAAKLMEEIYWVEAFGKKDELCNKDWDEYTRKFIQLNYGPWERLNANKSFLAEYEDKPAGANFYPADMMKEEFESWNDDTKTSLYTLIRRGEDGDLQSIPYHIAFQEQVEKAAALLNKAAALAEDPGLKNYLEKRAQALLTDDYFDSDVAWMEMKNNTIEFIIGPIENYEDQLYGYKAAHESFILIKDKVWSEKLEKYAALLPGLQTALPCEPKYKSETPGIDSDMNVYDAIYYAGDCNAGSKTIAINLPNDEVVRNTKGSRKLQLKNSMQAKFDKIVIPIADLLIAEDQRKHVKFDAFFENTMFHEVAHGLGMGNTVDQSTTVREALKDVYTSIEEGKADILGLWCVYQLNEMGELSDKDMMDNFVTFMTGIFRSVRFGAASAHGKANMMRFYYFQETGAFTRDETTGTYRVDYEKMKEAMLGLSADILKIQGDGDYETAQALLNEKGYIREALQKDLDRIGEAGIPRDIIFEQGSEVLGL